A portion of the Tiliqua scincoides isolate rTilSci1 chromosome 3, rTilSci1.hap2, whole genome shotgun sequence genome contains these proteins:
- the PCBD1 gene encoding pterin-4-alpha-carbinolamine dehydratase, translated as MAGKAHRLSGEEREQLLPNLRAVGWNEVEGRDAIYKEFHFKDFNRAFGFMTRVALQAEKLDHHPEWFNVYNKVHITLSTHECAGLSERDINLASFIEQVANSLS; from the exons gcAGGAAAAGCTCACAGACTAAGTGGTGAAGAGAGAGAACAATTGCTTCCAAATCTCAGAGCAGTAGGATGGAATGAAGTGGAGGGCAGAGATGCCATTTACAAAGAGTTCCATTTCAAGGACTTCAATCGG GCCTTTGGATTTATGACCAGAGTAGCTCTGCAGGCAGAAAAACTGGACCATCACCCTGAATGGTTCAACGTTTATAACAAG GTTCACATAACCTTGAGCACACATGAGTGTGCAGGCTTATCTGAGCGAGACATCAACTTGGCCAGCTTCATAGAACAAGTTGCAAATTCCCTGTCTTGA